The Paenibacillus sp. JQZ6Y-1 sequence AAAAAGAATTACAGGGTACGCAGATCTTGCAGAATTTCTGTTTTGGACTTCGTTTTGTCGTCCACTTGTTTGATTACGCGTGCCGGTGTACCTGCGACAACGGAGAATGCTGGTACGTCTTGTGTTACGACTGCACCCGCAGCAACAACTGCGCCTTCACCGATGCGTACGCCTTCCAGTACCACAACGTTAGCGCCAATCAGTACATCGTCTTCCACGACAACTGGTTGTGCACTTGGTGGCTCGATAACGCCAGCCAGTACGGAACCTGCGCCGATATGACACATTTTGCCGACTTGTACGCGACCGCCCAGTACGGCACCCATATCGATCATGGTGCCTTCGCCGATGACAACGCCGATATTGATTACTGCGCCCATCATGATGACTGCATTGTCACCAATCGATACCATTTCACGGATAAATGCGCCTGGCTCGATGCGAGCGTTGATGTTCTTCATATCCAGCAGCGGAATCGCGGAGTTGCGACGGTCGCTCTCGATCACATGATCTTCGATCTGTGCGCTGTTTTCAGACAGAACGCCTTGAATATCTGCCCAGTCACCAAAAATCACACCTGTGTTGCCAGTGATAAATGTTTGTACGCCTTCTGGGAAGGAGATGCCGTCCAGTTGACCTTTCAGGTACACTTTAACCGGAGTTTTCTTTTTGCTCGTTTTGATCAGATTAATAATTTCATGCGTGTTCATCTCAGTAGACATATGTAGATGACAGCTCCTTTTTCTCATAATAATATCACCGCTGCCATATCTGGCGCAGTGCGCTCTATTCAACTGTTATGGCACAAGCCATAGCCAAATGTATGAACATATTCAGTCTCCCAGATGGGAACTACATCATTTATAGCACAGATGCAGGATCGCTCGCAATTGATCCATGATATTTACACCAAATG is a genomic window containing:
- the dapD gene encoding 2,3,4,5-tetrahydropyridine-2,6-dicarboxylate N-acetyltransferase, whose protein sequence is MSTEMNTHEIINLIKTSKKKTPVKVYLKGQLDGISFPEGVQTFITGNTGVIFGDWADIQGVLSENSAQIEDHVIESDRRNSAIPLLDMKNINARIEPGAFIREMVSIGDNAVIMMGAVINIGVVIGEGTMIDMGAVLGGRVQVGKMCHIGAGSVLAGVIEPPSAQPVVVEDDVLIGANVVVLEGVRIGEGAVVAAGAVVTQDVPAFSVVAGTPARVIKQVDDKTKSKTEILQDLRTL